The [Clostridium] celerecrescens 18A genomic sequence GTGGCAGGCAATCCCCAGACCGTGTCCAAGATTGTGAGAAAATGCCGGGCCATATCCTGCTTTCTCAATCACGTCTCTGGCAGCCCGGTCGATATCACTGCATTTTTTTACCGGACCAATGGCACGGATAGCCGTCTCCTGGGCTTTTTTCACGGTCTCATATACCCGTCGCATGTTAAGATCAACCCGCTGCACCGCAATTGTCCGGGTGATATCAGAACAGTATTCTCCCACCCGGACGCCGAAATCCATGGTAACAAAATCTCCGGCTTCAATGACCTTATGACCTGCCTTGGCGTGGGGCATAGCGCCATTTATTCCACTGGCAACAATCACATCAAAGGACTCTTTCTGCGCCCCCAGTTCTTTCATATAATAAATCAGGCGGTTCTCCACCTGTTTTTCCGTCATTCCGGCTTTGATCTGACCGAGGATATAGGAATAACCCCGGTCAGCAATCTCACAGGCCCTGCTAATACAGAAAATTTCATCTTCCGTCTTCACCATGCGAATGGAATCCGGCGACACGGGCACAAGCTCTGACATCAGTCCCGCTTTCAGTTTCTGGTACTGTGCAAAAGAGACGGCCTCCGCCTCAAAGCCCAGTTTTTTGACAGACTCTTCCTTCGAAATCCGGTTTATGTACTCCATATACCCACAGTTTTTGTCCGCCAGCAAAACCCTGGCATTCATTTCCTTAAGGGCTCCGGCCATCCGCTCCTTTTGCTGTACATAATACCGTCCATCCACAATGGAATAACAGCCCTTTTGGGTAAGCAGCACATAACCGCTGCCGCTGTATAGCCCTGCCGTGTAACATTTATTTTCTCTGGATACCAGCAGCAGTCCATCCAGACCGTTTCGTTCCATAAACTGCCATACACTTTTCAGATGGAGTTCCATTCTGCCATCTCCTGTTCTATCAGTCGTTGGAATCTACCGTCAGCCTGCCTTTTAGTATCATATTGTTGCGGATAAATATGACCAGCAAAGCCGTCACTACAGCTCCGACCACGATTCCCGCGATATAGGCCGGAATGTTCTGGCACAAAGGCCATGCCCATACAGCGGACTCCGGGAACCACTGCACCGCACCGAATATAGTGGCAGAAAGGGAACCGCATATAGCACCGATCATGTAAGAGGGAATGATTACCTTAGGCATTTCCAGTGCAAATGGAATGGCTCCCTCAGAGATTCCCATCAGTGCCAGAAACATGGCAGTCTTCCCCTGAGGGTAGAACTGCTTATCAAACACATGGCGCTTTACTACCAGACGATCAATCAAGGTCGCTAGCCCCAATCCAAAGGAAGGAACGACTATGGCAACTACACGGGCAGTAATTGGCAGTACCTTATCGGTTGTAAATCCAAGTGCAACAAACCCGGCTGCTTTGTTGATAGGGCCGCCTAGATCAATGGCCGTAGCAGCAGACAGAGCAATGGTATACCCATAAGACCCTGCCTTTCCGGCTGCCGACAGTCCCGACTTGATCAGGCTATTCAACATTCCCCCAAGAGGCGTTACCACCAGATGCATGCCCAGCATGACAAACACGGCCGCCAGCATGGGAATCAGGAATGTGGATTTGAATGCCAGCATATTGTGGCTCACTTTAATCTTCTGGTTCAAAAACTTTACAAAATACCCGGCTGCAATGGCTATGATCAGCGCTCCTAAAAATGTAGAAGCTACGGGCGAGGCAGCCGTCCAGGTTCCATCCACAAGGCTCACAACTGCAGTTGGCTTTGTGGCCATTAAGCCGCCGATAAAACCGGCCGGAAATGCCAGCTTGCCGCCGATGGAATTCGCCATAAAAGCCGCAAACATAGGAATCGCAAATCCGAACAGCGTTCCGCCAAAGTTCGCACATAATTCGGAAAATTTCAAAAGAAATAAGTTAAATCCAACATAATCTCCACTGTTCATGGCATCCAGAATACCTATGGACGGGTCCACGCTCAGGATTACATATGGAATAAGCTGTGAAAATGCAAGAATCAATCCGCCCATGATCAGGAATGGAATCATGTTGCTGATACCGGTCATTACGTGACGTGACAATGTATCCCAAATCCCCTTTTTCTCCTGAAACTCCGGTTTCTGCTGTACAGACTTATTGGAGCTGCCTGCATTTTTGTTTTCTGCCTGCCCTGTCAATGCACTCCTCTTTGTAATTGCCATCTTCTTTTATCCCCCTTATCTCTCGTTTTTCACTCTTCCATGCTTTCAATTTCCTGAATAATCCCCTTGGCATTCTTAATCGCATCCTGAAGGCCGATTTCGTAAATATCATAGGCGTCAAAGCGCTCATTGTTCTGGGGTGCGATGGCAACGGCATGAATAATAATATCTGCCTCAGCGATTTCTGCCGGGGTCAGCTCATTTTGAATTCCATCCGCCCCCTGGGTCTCCACCTTTACGTCGTATCCCAGTTCCTTTGCCGCATCCTCTAAGGCCTGAGCCGCCATAAAGGTATGGGCCAGCCCCATGGTACATGCGCATAATGCTACTAATTTTTTCTTTGCCATTATTTTTCCTCTTTCTCATTATTTTTTATATTTATCATCCGGGCGTCCCCAGAAGAATCAACTTCTCAAATGAAATTCATCAGTTT encodes the following:
- a CDS encoding PTS fructose transporter subunit IIB, with the protein product MAKKKLVALCACTMGLAHTFMAAQALEDAAKELGYDVKVETQGADGIQNELTPAEIAEADIIIHAVAIAPQNNERFDAYDIYEIGLQDAIKNAKGIIQEIESMEE
- a CDS encoding M24 family metallopeptidase, translated to MELHLKSVWQFMERNGLDGLLLVSRENKCYTAGLYSGSGYVLLTQKGCYSIVDGRYYVQQKERMAGALKEMNARVLLADKNCGYMEYINRISKEESVKKLGFEAEAVSFAQYQKLKAGLMSELVPVSPDSIRMVKTEDEIFCISRACEIADRGYSYILGQIKAGMTEKQVENRLIYYMKELGAQKESFDVIVASGINGAMPHAKAGHKVIEAGDFVTMDFGVRVGEYCSDITRTIAVQRVDLNMRRVYETVKKAQETAIRAIGPVKKCSDIDRAARDVIEKAGYGPAFSHNLGHGLGIACHELPDFAPGDERVLVPGMVMTVEPGIYLEGQCGVRIEDDVLVTEEGCRLLTSSPRELTVVG
- a CDS encoding PTS fructose transporter subunit IIC, whose protein sequence is MAITKRSALTGQAENKNAGSSNKSVQQKPEFQEKKGIWDTLSRHVMTGISNMIPFLIMGGLILAFSQLIPYVILSVDPSIGILDAMNSGDYVGFNLFLLKFSELCANFGGTLFGFAIPMFAAFMANSIGGKLAFPAGFIGGLMATKPTAVVSLVDGTWTAASPVASTFLGALIIAIAAGYFVKFLNQKIKVSHNMLAFKSTFLIPMLAAVFVMLGMHLVVTPLGGMLNSLIKSGLSAAGKAGSYGYTIALSAATAIDLGGPINKAAGFVALGFTTDKVLPITARVVAIVVPSFGLGLATLIDRLVVKRHVFDKQFYPQGKTAMFLALMGISEGAIPFALEMPKVIIPSYMIGAICGSLSATIFGAVQWFPESAVWAWPLCQNIPAYIAGIVVGAVVTALLVIFIRNNMILKGRLTVDSND